A window of Littorina saxatilis isolate snail1 linkage group LG7, US_GU_Lsax_2.0, whole genome shotgun sequence contains these coding sequences:
- the LOC138970363 gene encoding muscarinic acetylcholine receptor M4-like — MKPTASNGSISCFEWPAIEKYSSVRVLTLVLLSFIALLTCLFNLTTIVVFIKMRKTNYTERFIFNLAIADLCVGLFAMPVTIFMELNNQWLTVRASCLLGLSLRGVSVCVSLFNVLVISVDRYLMSVWPIVYRNLKSKCLLWTVLLGPWLLALVVVALPLLVLEAATGDTVRDGFCFYPYSPKRGLLLVFVLVLLVPIVGNPVFSGNVFINAHKRLKRPEVSRASTSNLYVPQTAKKRASFAAAGDTDCPKECVALTPPPSQTASKKGKGATGTTTATSKWSRLRAQLGSKVMPLYHRGVTINEEDENQDQTELTLSNTTKNSASPSNLPQVTGRQPSYYYQRAHSTDRENKQHSSSPSASICTVSNFRSQIPRKASTSQSSPPGPRTSAMMRPRGALSSTSVRRMSFMGMTSVGSLTPLLKLMGKGKGGGTLHAKARRRLGKSLMRMVMVFLVCSLPYIALSLLHVACLYTMGAPMTDCNGVYLAACFRVTMSSELVWSCLWLLLISSLLNPLLYPFSHRVYRQVFLNACCKRRERQGSMAQTTNASSEMDRRVSVW; from the coding sequence ATGAAACCCACTGCATCCAACGGGTCAATCTCGTGTTTTGAGTGGCCTGCAATTGAAAAATACAGTAGCGTGCGCGTGCTGACCCTCGTCCTCCTGTCCTTCATCGCGCTGCTGACCTGCCTCTTCAACCTCACCACCATCGTGGTCTTCATCAAGATGAGGAAGACCAATTACACGGAGCGCTTCATCTTCAACCTGGCCATCGCAGACCTGTGCGTGGGGCTCTTCGCCATGCCGGTCACCATCTTCATGGAATTGAACAACCAGTGGCTGACCGTGCGCGCCTCCTGTCTCCTCGGGCTGTCCTTGCGtggcgtcagtgtgtgtgtgtccttgtttaACGTGCTGGTGATCAGCGTGGACCGCTACCTCATGTCCGTCTGGCCCATCGTCTATCGCAACCTGAAGAGCAAGTGCCTGCTGTGGACCGTGCTGCTGGGGCCCTGGCTGCTGGCCCTGGTGGTCGTGGCGCTGCCCCTGCTGGTCCTAGAGGCTGCCACGGGAGACACGGTCAGGGACGGCTTCTGTTTCTACCCCTACAGTCCCAAACGGGGCCTGCTCCTGGTCTTCGTTCTCGTCTTGCTCGTTCCCATCGTCGGCAACCCCGTCTTCAGCGGCAATGTCTTCATCAACGCCCACAAGCGCCTCAAGAGACCGGAAGTGTCCCGCGCAAGCACGTCCAATTTGTATGTACCCCAAACTGCCAAAAAACGTGCCTCTTTCGCGGCTGCTGGAGACACGGACTGTCCGAAAGAATGCGTTGCCTTAACACCGCCCCCGTCTCAAACTGCCTCCAAGAAAGGCAAGGGCGCCACGGGGACTACAACAGCCACCTCGAAGTGGAGCAGATTACGGGCGCAGCTCGGCAGCAAAGTGATGCCCCTCTACCACAGGGGTGTGACCATCAACGAGGAGGATGAGAACCAGGACCAGACTGAGTTGACGCTGTCCAACACGACGAAGAACAGCGCCAGCCCGTCCAATTTGCCGCAGGTCACGGGCCGCCAGCCCAGCTACTACTATCAGCGCGCCCACTCTACAGACCGGGAGAACAAGCAGCACAGCTCATCCCCCAGTGCCTCCATTTGTACCGTCTCCAACTTCCGTTCCCAGATCCCCAGGAAGGCCTCGACTAGCCAGTCTTCACCTCCTGGCCCGCGGACCTCCGCCATGATGAGACCAAGAGGCGCGTTGTCCTCCACCAGCGTCAGGAGAATGTCGTTTATGGGGATGACTAGCGTCGGCAGCCTGACCCCACTGCTCAAGCTGATGGGCaaggggaagggcggggggaCGCTGCATGCCAAGGCCCGCAGACGGCTGGGCAAAAGCTTGATGCGGATGGTAATGGTCTTCCTCGTCTGCTCCCTGCCCTACATCGCGCTCTCCCTGCTTCACGTCGCCTGCCTCTACACCATGGGCGCGCCGATGACGGACTGCAACGGGGTCTACCTGGCCGCCTGTTTCCGAGTGACGATGAGCAGCGAACTGGTGTGGTCGTGCCTGTGGCTGCTGCTCATCAGCTCCCTGCTCAACCCGCTGCTCTACCCCTTCTCGCACAGAGTCTACCGCCAGGTCTTCCTCAACGCTTGCTGCAAACGGAGGGAACGCCAGGGTTCGATGGCTCAAACCACCAATGCTTCTTCGGAAATGGATCGCAGAGTGTCAGTGTGGTAG